Proteins encoded together in one Eublepharis macularius isolate TG4126 chromosome 2, MPM_Emac_v1.0, whole genome shotgun sequence window:
- the LOC129324714 gene encoding LOW QUALITY PROTEIN: tetratricopeptide repeat protein 30B-like (The sequence of the model RefSeq protein was modified relative to this genomic sequence to represent the inferred CDS: inserted 2 bases in 1 codon), translating to MASAELIIPDGEFTAVIYGLIRVGRFAEVVGILDKAEQRNGRSRALLSLQGYCNYQLQDFVAAAECYEHLVALHPELHEYRLYHAQTLYKAGLTSEALRVAASLLDVPAFQSRALRLQAAAHYAQGDLSSARALVELHQSNAMEANAVAGKDPSEVLDAEVNMGCLLYREGQHAEACHKFASVMQVLGYCPELSYNMALCYYATKHYSLALQHLAEIIARGMQQHPELSVGTNTEGLDVRXVGNTLLLHRTALVEAFNLKAAIEYQLGNLQAAQDALTDMPPRAEEELGPVTLHNQALMNMDKRSTEGFEKLQFLMQQNPCPPETFGNLLLLYCKHQYYDLAADVLAENAHLTYKMLTPYLYNFLDAMITCQTAPEEAFHKLDDLLGVLTEQLRKLTQEAQEAKKNEDEEAIRQTLSEYDETMEKYIPVFIAQAKIYWDMENYPMLEKMFHKSVEFCKYHDVWKLNVAHVMFMQEKYKEAIDFYEPIVKKHYDSLPQVSAIVLANLCVAYILTSHNEGAEELMRKIEQEEDQLSYQEPDKKLYHLCIVNLVLGTLYCTKGNFDFGISRVIKSLNPYNKKLGTDTWYYAKRCFLSLLENMCKHVIVMRDPVIHECIQFFEHCEMYGRDIPAVIEQPLEEEKTHSGKNTVTYEARQLRALMYEVIGWNK from the exons ATGGCATCGGCAGAGCTCATCATCCCTGACGGTGAGTTCACAGCAGTCATTTACGGCTTGATCCGGGTCGGTCGCTTCGCGGAGGTGGTGGGGATTCTAGACAAAGCGGAGCAGAGGAACGGCCGCTCACGGGCCCTGCTGTCCTTGCAAGGCTACTGCAACTACCAGCTGCAGGACTTTGTGGCAGCGGCCGAGTGCTACGAGCACCTGGTGGCGCTGCACCCAGAGCTTCATGAGTACCGGCTCTACCACGCACAGACGCTCTACAAGGCTGGGCTGACCTCGGAGGCGCTGCGCGTCGCAGCATCCCTCCTCGATGTCCCCGCTTTCCAGAGCCGGGCCCTGCGCCTCCAGGCAGCTGCCCACTATGCTCAGGGTGACCTGTCCAGTGCCAGGGCCTTGGTGGAGCTCCATCAGTCGAATGCCATGGAAGCTAATGCTGTGGCCGGCAAAGACCCTTCAGAGGTGCTGGACGCAGAAGTGAACATGGGCTGCCTGCTGTACCGTGAAGGGCAGCATGCAGAGGCGTGCCACAAGTTCGCATCCGTCATGCAGGTGCTAGGCTACTGCCCTGAGCTGTCATACAACATGGCACTCTGCTACTATGCCACCAAGCATTATTCTCTGGCCTTGCAGCACCTCGCAGAGATCATTGCCCGTGGCATGCAGCAGCACCCAGAGCTGAGTGTGGGCACGAACACGGAGGGCCTGGACGTCCG AGTGGGCAACACGCTGCTTCTGCATCGTACTGCCCTGGTGGAGGCCTTCAACCTCAAAGCTGCCATTGAGTACCAGCTGGGCAACCTGCAGGCAGCTCAAGATGCGCTCACGGACATGCCACCCAGAGCTGAGGAAGAGCTGGGCCCAGTGACTTTACATAACCAGGCACTGATGAACATGGACAAACGGTCCACTGAAGGATTTGAGAAGCTGCAGTTCCTTATGCAGCAGAACCCCTGCCCACCAGAGACATTTGGGAACCTGCTGCTTCTGTACTGCAAACACCAGTACTATGACCTGGCTGCAGACGTACTGGCAGAGAATGCTCACCTGACTTATAAAATGCTCACACCTTATCTGTACAATTTCTTGGATGCCATGATCACCTGCCAGACTGCCCCTGAAGAGGCTTTTCACAAGCTTGATGACCTGCTGGGAGTTCTCACTGAGCAACTGAGGAAGCTTACCCAGGAGGCGCAGGAGGCGAAAAAGAATGAAGATGAAGAGGCTATAAGGCAGACACTTAGTGAGTACGATGAGACGATGGAAAAATACATCCCTGTCTTCATAGCCCAGGCCAAGATTTATTGGGACATGGAGAATTATCCCATGTTGGAGAAGATGTTCCACAAGTCAGTGGAGTTTTGCAAGTATCATGATGTGTGGAAACTTAATGTGGCTCATGTGATGTTCATGCAAGAGAAATACAAAGAGGCCATCGATTTCTACGAGCCTATTGTCAAGAAGCACTATGACAGCCTTCCTCAGGTCAGCGCCATTGTACTGGCCAATCTGTGTGTTGCCTACATCCTGACTAGCCACAATGAAGGGGCAGAGGAGCTCATGAGGAAGATCGAGCAGGAAGAAGACCAGCTATCTTACCAGGAGCCTGATAAGAAGCTCTATCACCTTTGCATTGTTAACCTAGTCCTTGGGACACTCTACTGtaccaaagggaactttgactttgGCATCTCAAGGGTGATTAAGAGCTTGAACCCTTATAACAAGAAGCTGGGCACAGACACTTGGTATTATGCTAAAAGATGTTTCCTATCGCTGCTGGAAAACATGTGCAAGCATGTGATCGTGATGCGAGATCCTGTCATTCACGAATGTATCCAGTTTTTTGAGCACTGTGAAATGTATGGGAGGGATATCCCAGCTGTGATTGAACAACCTCTTGAGGAAGAGAAAACGCATAGTGGGAAAAACACTGTTACCTATGAAGCCAGGCAACTGAGGGCACTGATGTATGAGGTTATTGGGTGGAATAAGTAA